TAcacttttcttactttctggctttttttttttttttcaaaatacccACCTTCATTTATCTGTGAGTTAAAGTATCcctttttattccttctctgTTGCATTTCTTTAACTGTAAGTGTTATGGCCACAAGCCTAGCTTCTGTAAGTCCCAACCCTATTACTTTCACTGCGGTGGGACTGGCCATGCTTTTCAATCCCTCATGCTCTATGTTTAGTTCCTATAGCAGTAACACTGGGACACTGGGCCAAAACAATTTACATGCcatccttttctgtctttctgaccgcctaCCTCTGTGCTGTCCTGTGCGACAGGAGGTAGTTCTCAGTAGGTAAAAGTTAGGACACACGTATGCCGATGCAGTTGCAAAGTGAACCCCCTCCAGGTTTTCCTTGATGAAGAATTTTACagttgtgaatattttaataaactgtcCTGGTGTCAGAGCTTCCACCAGCAATTTTTTGCAgtaggttttttgtttttcatatttagAGCTATCCCATCAGCAgctgttttttcatttttaaagagtaTAGGGCTTTACAACAGATTTATGGTTTCTTAGATTCTAGTTTAAGGTTCCAGTTTACtggtggctttttttttaagacacaaCACCCCTCTTTTATCTATTACCTACTGTTTTATGTTATTCTTGCTTCttatgttggcttttattgtttAGGATGTAAtactaggatttttttttttcctaagcaTTTTGATGTATGATTACTTGCTCTCACTGTGATATAGTTGCTGGCATGATGTAAAACACAACCAGCCAACCGAGTTTCATTCACTTCCATTATCAGCTGACCTCTGGGAGAACTTTTAGGCTTCtttcgtgttttgttttcatgaaacTTGATGACAGAGAGTGGGTTGAGCACCATAACAAAAGACTTCCTTGATATGCCACTAGTAAATCAACAGCTAATAATAGATGCTTCCACAAACATAGAAACATGATCCCAGCAAAACTGCACTAATTTAACTGAACATAAAGTGTGGCTGATGAAAGTCAAAGAACCCTGGTTAAGTTGAAGAAGAAGATTTGTATTAATAGCTTTGCATTTTTACTCGTTGGAGGAGCATTATATTTGATTTGGTTCTAATAGAGGTGTCATTTTGGTGATTATGATGCTTACCAAAGAGACTTGGTGTTACACATTGTTAGATAATGAGTTAATGTCCTAAATGAGTTGTATTGGGACATGGcatatgttttgttatttgttaaaacacacttttattattttgattaaaaataattttcagataaAAGTGACTGGCATGGTAGTAACAGTTTTGTTGCCATGTTATGAAAAGTGAAAGTATGTGTCCCACTTATGTGTGCAGGTATAGATAATGATATCCCACTTGTGTGTGCAGGTAAAAATGACAGTTCTCCACTTTTGAGCTCTGGATGTGCACCCCAGCAGACATTTCAGACCATACGCAGCTCAAGTCGTTACTTGTTTATAGATGTTTCACTTGAAGGTTTTGGCAACAGCCCTGTCAACGTCACATACATGGCAACTGCCAGCTGGAAAGTCTGTTGAATAATTGTACCAGATATTATATTATATGCAATGAATCGTTATACTTGCATACTATTGTCAGCCCTGTCTGATAATGAGTACCCTATGTCTGCATCTGTTATGGGATATAGTAATTGCATtgtggttttggttttgtttggggttttttttttttttgtttttttgggggtttttttttgtttgattgacagaaatgtttaataacttttttcctttttgaaaagTCAGTTGACAAAACATTATGTTGCTGTTTTTGATTTCTGATTCTCTATTTTATTGTAGTAGCTAAGATCGTGTCATAAGCATCGTTTATGACCTAAAATCAGTTGAAGGTTTGATCTTGGATAGGGAAGGTTATTTGTATGACATTGATTTGGTATTTCAGATACATCTCCAAGGCTGTTGTATGCTGGGTCAGCCAGTTCCTTTGTATGGCTGGATATGGCCACATTCTTGTCAACTTGGTATGTTTTTATCAGCAGTATTaagtttctttcaaaacacaacCAGATCTGTCAGCAGCTATTACAAGTTAAGATTTAGCATATTAGGAGGTATGTTATTCACAGGCTGGAATGCCTTAATTGCTGGCATtgtgtaaaacacaaccaaccaatcaCAGGCTGGACTGCTATGATTGTAGTTCGTTCTTATAGCAATAGGAGATCTATGCAGGATGTGAGGATATAATGGCATGCAGGATGGTAATGATGCATTTCTACCGATGTATGTTCTGTATTTAAGTTAATAATATTCAGAAAAGTGACATCGATTGTCCAGAAAGATGCATTGTATTAATGTGCAGGCTGCTGTTGCGTATTGACCTTGATGCAGACAATGACTACAGTCGGTGCTTGCAAGTGTCGCTGGTGGACAACCCATTCACACCTCAAGCCTATGACCTTAGTTCTTTAGTCTATGCCTACAGTGGTCAGTTTGCTTTTATCCTTTATACCTATAGTGATAACAGAAATGTGTTGAATTTCTAAACAAATTTGGTGGCTTCTTTAATGTCCAAGATGCCAGTGGTCTAAATTACACAGCAGCTAACCtaaattctttttatctttcatcaCTGCACACTACCTTTCTAACGTACATGCTTTCTGTGATTACAAAATTTGGAGTTATATTAGGAAAACGGGAATTTCTTTACAGTGATGATTTTATGTGCAGGTCCTGACACAACTTTTATGGAGTTAGGAGCTGGATGTGGACGTGTAACCAGTAAATATGTCATATCCCGTGGCACTAAAGTTCTTCTTCTTCCCAAGGTTAACAGCTCTACCTTCAATTCATCTGTATGGTTGGTGTACAATATAAGCAGTAAgtgatttcattttatatttatggcTGCTGTAAAGTTGTGCGTGAATCTGTGACATGATGAGATAATTAAGGTctagtgggattttttttcttataattattgactaaagctcagtgcaagattcTGTTTAACAAACTGTGGATGAATAACTCCTTATATTCTTAAAATACAAGGGTATAAACTTCACCATGTCAAACCTGTCAAAGAAGTCAAACCTGTCACATCACTCTTGTACATAGACATGCCTAATTTACATACAGCATCAGCCTCGTCCAATGACTGTACTATTGGCATTGTAAACATACCAAGGCCAGTGTTGTTGGCCTATTTCTCTGCATGGCAGTGTTATCTCAAGAATGGAAGGGGATTGCCAGTGACCTAGTCATTGtccctcccccaaaaaatgtCCATCCTGCTCAGACATTTAAGGAGAAAGTGATTTCTAGATCAAAaggttttcctttttataaatGTCCTGATGCGTACCAgaggaatgaaaacaaaatgttggtTTGAACATCTTCATGTAAATACTGTTAAGTTTTCATGTACACACTgggttctcttttttttttgtggctgcTTTTAGGTTTTTGCACTCCAGATATTATTCCTTTGCAGTCTTCAGAGACACCTGCTCACCTGCGATCAGACACAGTTGAAAATGGTGGAGGCTACCCAAAGTAGGTCAAGATAATCGTTGCAActacttttcttttgttcttttcaaattttgcattacttttatttcactgttatttcagttttaatttgagttctttttattttagttttatttgttactgttatttcagttttattttggaaTTTCGTTATCCCAATTCTCCAGTGTTTTACGTACTTCCTATTTTTGGTCGTCATTTGCCTCGGTGCGATGTATTCTAGCATTACAACTGTACTGCTCAAGAACATATGGTAAATCAGTGTAGACAAATGTACTAATGCTGCAGTTGTGTTAAACATTAGTAGCAAGGCAGCCATGCTTTCAACAAGTTCTATATTTAACTTGATGCTTAGAGTCACACTCTTGTATGTTATAGAAGGAAATTAAATGTCAATGTTGGCAGAGATTGTGGGTCACttctcttttaatatttaatatccATTTTAAGAGAAATATACTAACAGTATAACTTCTGGTCTGAAGAATTTTTCAGCATTATTAAAGTAGAAAAATCAGATTCAGATGTAAAGTTTCATCTAGGTCAGATGTAGAATAGGTCTCTCATAAATTTGGTTAATAAAAACTTTCTAGAAGAAAAAGTATGATCATtgctcactttttttctcttttcttcttcctgcaCTTCACTGtcactggcttttttttttttttccagcaatgCATATTGTCGTTGGCTTATAAAGCCAAGCACCATTCACTTGAGTACACAGGTTAGAGTTGATGACTCTCTTTTGACATTCACATGTGAGGACAACATAACAGCTTTTGACTGTGAGTTGTACATTTCCTTGTCTTCCTGGCCCCTACCTGTTTGTAGCTTCTAATTGTGATATTTGTTCACCctaacaaagataaaaatttgtttatcaagAGATATTTCTATAATAGAATTTCTGTAGCAATAGAAAAATTGTATGGTTGAGTGAAATAAGTTGCTGGTTCTTAATTCATCATATTGACTATACATATTGATTTTTGATAAATGCCAGAATAAATCTTATGTTACTTCTCCATTGCAGATAAGTCTGACAATGAATATAACAAGATCATGGACTGGTGTGGCTCACAGAAGCCAACTCTTGTGAGCTCTCTTGGCAATAGTATTTTGTTAGAATTCTTAACCAATGTGAGTGTCACAAATAAGGGTTTTAGCCTCACTTACTCCAGCATTGCTCTTCACAGTAAGTAATCCTTTCTACTTCAGCTGGTGTTTCTATAATGGTAATGTTGATGGTTGATTTAAAACCTACCTGTCCCTCAAAGTGGCAGCTTCAAGTGCGTACAGTTGGCAAAGAACAACTATGCAGTAGACAAAAATGAACAAGTTAATGTAAAACGAGAAAAATACAAGAGAATCAAGCATGAAGGAGGTGAAAGAAGCTGGCATAAGAACTAAGAATTCTGACAGTAAAAGAGAGGTGTTGGGATTTCTAGGCAGTGGTACCTACTAAAGACAAGTGatgtatttcagaaatgatgatGGTTAATGTTCCACTGAATGAATTTGTTCCGATGTCTCAAATCTCTTATCCTGAATACATCTgaataagaacaaacaaaagacttgGAGTCAGCATTGCAGACACCAGATTAATTGTTGTCTATGCTGCAGATGCTTGTCCCACCTTGACTTATCTCCTGGTGAATGCAACTCCACAGTATCTGACTTCACCCAACTTTCCGTATAATTATCCCAGGTAATTTTAATACTAATTCACTATTTGGATTTTGATACAAattacattttcatgtataatAGAATTAGATCTTGTCAGAATTTGAAGATCACAAGATAATTCTGCAGGTTAGTTGGTAACATGTTAGCTTTAAGGGGTTAGTAAATGTCTATGAGCATTAGCCCTCAAAACTATTTCTTGGTTAACTTTACCAGTGAACCCAGTTATTAGGAACTTAGGATCTATAACTGCCCTTTAGCCAAATGAACTATTGCCGCTGGTCAGTGGGGTTAGCAGTCTTTGCCACCAAAAGGCCCCACAAAACCCAGGTGCTTTTGGCCTGCACAGGAGAGCTCACAAGTCTTTGCTGTTGAGATGGCTCTGGCAGTTTTCTACGCTTTTGAAGATTGGTTTTTTTGCCTTCGAGTGCTGTTACCAGTTCCCATTCCACTTAAGCAGACTTTGcttgggatttttttgtttttgttttgtttttgggtttttgggttttttttctgagctgCAGCCTTCTTTGCATCTGCCTTGGGATAGATGAGCTTATTATCGTGATCTAGGGCAGAAGTATCTGGGTTTAGTGGTACCTCTGGCAGCCAAGGCCACTAACTCTACTAGGCAAGGACAGTAATTTATCTTGCTGTTTTAATCCTAAGCTCAGACTATCTGGTAAGCATTGGAGAAAGATAATCTACAacaatcatttcatttttatacaataataataaacatatttgcaTAGTGCGTAGTCATGCTTGTAAAGAGCGtgctcttagtgcttgagacaagaacaagacaggGACAACATGTGAAGgacggaaagataaacaacagtactgaagacttataaaagacaaatatagaaaacactaAAATTAATCAGGTAATAAGAAATGAGAGTATggtgattctgcagaggaagactaGGGAAGTAGCCaataaatagagagaaaaaaagggaggggagtgaaaaaggactagcattatgtaGAATGTTGTTAGGAGAAATGCTCAAGAAAGgggtgttttcagtgcacatttaaaggattcaatgatGAGTAGGTGGCGAATATGGAAGGAgaaagagttccattgttttgctgcacagtaactaaaaatcctatGACcgtatgttgttgttctggtgacagaaataGTTAGGATGCGGTCATCAGGCGAAGAACTTTACTTTCCAAAAATCCAAGCTCTTATTTCCTCCCACAGACATAAGtatgtaaaccttttttttcacatcagaTCATGAATGGGAATCGCTGCTGCAGCGTTTGCTAAGGCTAAGAGAGCCCACTATGTCCCCCCACTGACTGctgcttcattttattttgtctgtctggcAGTAATGTGGACTGCAAGTGGCTGGTCACAGCAGTGACTGGTGTTGTGCAGCTGGAGCTTGTAAACCTGTCCATCTATCACACATCCAGCTCTTGCTCCTCTGGTGACTTCCTGGCCATATATGATGGTAACAGTTCTCTTTTTAGTTGTCTGTTGATTTTTAGTATTCTTATTCTATATGTGCAGCTCTCCAAAGCACAGGCAATAGAAACCACTTTTGAAACATTTCAGTAGATTGCCATTTAAAGTGAAACTTGCATGAAGGCAGCCTTTGAAACAACTGTGTGAACAAGAGCTGATCACTCTGCTGCAGGACCAGATATTAGTGGACCAGTCATTGCTGAGTTATGTTGGAGCGGTATTCATGACCCAGTGTACACAAGCTCCAGTGACTCCATGCTGCTATATTTTCACAGTGACAATATGTTCAGTGCACAAGGCTTCCATCTGCGCTTAGTTTCTTCAGAAAATGTGGTGAGTATGAAGTGATGCTTGTGATAGAATAGTGTTTATACCTTGAATGTTAGGCAGTTGTGTTCTTCAAGTGCTGCTTCTTACAAGATAATTGTAATGAGTTGTAGTTGGTCTTAATTTTTTCATGTATGAATAGtgtctaaaatattttgactgCTTGCGTCATTTGAACAACATCGTTTTCAAGAAAACTGAACATCACTGAGGGGCAATTGAACATGTCTGTGTGGAGCTgtaaaaaaaagacgaaaatcaTCTGTGAATAACGAAAGAATAACATTCTGATTCTATCACCCGAAGGACAAATTGTTGTATCTTCATGCAGCTTCTTAAACAGTGTACTTTCTCCTGACTTCCACCTTTCTGACCACTGTCCAACATCAACCttcactctctgtctctgtgaCTACAGCAGGTCTCCATTGTTCATCTAAGTACAACTGAAGATCAACGATCTCCACTTTCTCTTTGGTCTGCAGGGGCTTAtcattgtttttgtaatttgttgtgTGCATGAGGAAGCAAGTGTGTGTATGACATTTTCACAATTATAGTTGCCTGGAAATTATGCCTATACACTAAAAGTGGCTGAATGTcctttatgtttgtatgcaaAAATAGATGCTTGCTTTGAAGTAAAAGAAGGGAAATAACATCAAagttgtgtgtacatgcatgcaggtctgtttatttttgtgtatcaGCAAGTTGTAATTGTAATAAGGATATGCATGTGAATGACATGTGACtatatttctgtttgtacaGGTTTTAATTGTAACAAGGATGTATATGTCAACGACACTGCATATGCCTATATTTCAAGCCCACACTACCCTGAGCCTTATCCAAGTAAGACCTATTATTGTGCTTTAAAATGACTTTAAGAAGATACAGCATTTGCCAAAtgattcatttttatatttatgaaaaGAATGTTGTGGGCCAATAGAGGTTTTGTTGATGCAGCAAACTGCCACTGAGTACTACTTTCACAGTACTTGGCTATGTTTCTTGACTGTGGCACAAACAGATGCTTCTAAAACATCTGcaacaagcacaaaacagcaaaGGGCTAACTGACATGTTTTCTCCAACCatgagaaaatgtaaataacttaAATTTGCGTTTCCAATTAGTAAAAAAGTTTAAGATATTTGCAGAGGCCACACAAATAGCAACCTTCTTCCCTGAGTGCTGTTCACGAACATTAGAGGAGAGTGAGTTTCGAATTCATTTAGTTAATAAAAAGCTTGTCTTTGATATCAACATACATGCTAACATTTTTAGCGATGTATTCATCATCATAGGTATATTTCAAACAGGTGGATTTTGTGTCCATTCTGTCTCAGAACTGATTAAAGTTGTTTGGTTTCTGGTTAAATGTGTAGCTAGGGTTCTCCACAACATGGCATAGAGAGAGAGGCTGATGGGTCCACCAGCCTCTGATAGCTTCATCTCTCACCATATTACATATGTATATGCCAGAATCTGTGCCTCTTACAGGGGGGTAGACTGCTGGTGGAGAGTGCTGGCGCCACCAGGTCGTGTAATCAGTCTGGAGGTGGAGGATGTAGATATCCCAGGATGTGAAGATAGTGCTGTGGTATATGATGGTAGGTGATtagtatgcatgtgcatgattCTTAAATAAAAAGTGTTGGTTTATGAACTGGTATAGTGCTGTATTATGCAGCCTCCATCAACTGGTTGTTGGGTGGAAAGTCAGTAATTAGCTCTCATTTAAAAGTCACTGCCTCATCATTTGAATGAAGTCATGAAAATCTGTCCCTTTACATATACATTGTATACTTTAATGCAGAAAATGATTATACTTAATGGTGCTGCAGTAAGGACAAACCTAAAGTAGTGGAACAATGCATGTAGGATGTGTGTTCAATGTTAGTGATAAATGGAAGAGAAACTAGTTAGAATAGAGAAAAAAGCTTTCAAGAAGTTCTTTTCTGAGATGAGGAAGCCTTAGCTGCATGTAATACTGTGGTAATGAAACCTTTGTTTATCAAGATTTGCTACAGTTGTAGAGTTTGTTTGGCAGGGGAGTCTACAGAGAGCCCACGACTACACCAGATATGTGATGACAGTGATCGCGTGACTGTAGTCTCTACCTGGCAAGTCATGTATGTTTCTTTCACATCCAACACGCATGGAAAATATCGAGGCTTTAAGCTGAAGCTGCACAGTGCATCAGGTAGGATTTAATGTTCAAACAGCTACATCTCTTTCTGTGAAATAGGTGGTCATCATTTTCACAAGTATATCTGTAGTCTGTTAGATACTTGATCAGTCTTCACCAAACTTTGAAGTAGACAACAAAAGTGAAATGTTATAACCAATTTTTTGCAGAATTTGGGATGTTTTACAAAtccttatatttttattcatttatttttgcatgtgttTATTGATATGACTTCTATTATAATGCACAGATAATAAGTTCACTTTTGTGTAGTTTTGGGCAGTGTGTCTAGCATCCATTTTCATCCAGtatcatttgtttgtatgtgttggCTGTTTTTCCTTGTTTTAGAATCACTCAGATGTGATGGAAGAGTGATCCCAGTGACAGCAGCTTCTTCTGTGACCTACATCACTTCACCAAACTACCCAAATTATTATCCTCCGTGAGCATACCATTATTTCctcattgttattttgtttcaacCTTTAACTTTCATTGAATGATAGAACAGCTAATTTATAGAAAGGAGTTTAGAGATGTCTTAGTTGAATTAATTACATACATAAGTTATCCTACAATATACGCTTGGATTCACTGCCTGGAAATAACACTAATCTAgccatgttgtttgttgtggtaGTCACTTGCTCATTGTCTGCAAGTTCCTGACCACTATACTGCACATTTTTGTAGAGTTGTGCCTGAGGAAaaaggtggggggagggggctCTGATTAGTTAACCACCTTGATATTAAGTCTGTTACTTGAGTTTGGAATGTTATGTGATGACAGTGCTGCATCTGGTGTCAAATCAGGTTACCACAAGTGATGCTCAGAGTTTAAGGAGATTTAAATGAACAGAGGTCATTAGCTCATCGTTTCAGGGAAAAATGGCAATGGCACCATTATACAGGCTCCTTCCCATTGTCAGGGTGTAATATAATTGTTAAATTTCGTTTAGATTAACAGCagagtagtgtgtgtgtgtgttttatacatGCGTGCattttgcatgtgcatgcatgtaggAATCAAGAATACTTTTAAAGGCATTAAAAGTGTGATTATTCATCATTATTCTTGATGCATGTGGACTCGTCAACCCAATTTCCTTTTGTTTGATTTGCAGGAATATTGTTTGTCAGTGGCGTGTGGAGACATCGTCCTACAACCAAACAattgttttagaaatattaGATGCTGTCCTTGAGTCATCTTATTCTTGCAATTTTGACAACGTCATTATTTATGATGGTATGTTTTACATCTTTTAGTCATTCTGTTTGCGTTTCTGTTTGCAAAAGGACTActatatgcaattttttttagttatagTCTATTGCATTTTTCAACAGTTTATTATACTGGTAGAAAGTGTCAATAAAAACTATGAAATAATCAcaaatgaattatttaaaaattcaaaggATATACTGCATGCAGAGGAGTCTGTCACATGCACTAAGctataaatgttaatttaaaagagaaaaaagactttGTAGCTTAAGTTATTCACCAGTTTTTAACCTGAAAACAGCTTACAGTTTGGACAAAGCTTGAAGTACTAGTGGGTATAATGATCAAACATTATAAGTCTTGCATCAAAGAAAACAGCTCTCCATGCAAAGTATTGCTGTCAGACCATTCATACAGAGTTCTGCCTAGCTGAAACCCTTATTTTGTTGCTGGCTTTAGGTTACAATGAGGAGTCCCCAGTGCTGGGGAAGTTCTGCAGCCGTAGCACAGGTTCATACTGGAGCAAGTCTGCTTTTATGTTCATCAAATTTAATTCTGATTCCAATGGCCAGTTCCGTGGGTTCAAACTTGCTGTCCAGTCAGCATCTGGTGTCCTACCTACAGGTCCCAATGGTAAGGCAAAGTATTTAACGTCTTTCTcaaattttactatttttccaaagaattttattcttaaaagaTATGATAATATAATCATAATACATGGttataaaagatttttcaagtaaaatttatttcttttgtttacattaacaTGGCCTTCGATTACTGAAATCATTTAGCTTGTAAAAGGTTACCCTGTCATAGAAGTTATACAACCAGATCATGGAAGCTTTGATTAAAGCTACACAGCACAATCATGAAGCAATATATGTTTTATTATCAGTATCTGTAGGAATATGCAGCAACATGAATGTCAGTATTCTAATCACTGGTAAAtgcaacaaatatttagtttatcaaaaatgaaatttgaagtaatgagaataataatgaaaatttgtAGGCTTGTagcaacttttatttcttcatatcCTGCAAGTTCATCTACAAATTCTGTTATCTACTTGTTTTACAGGAGACAGATCCTCAGAAAACAGTGCCAACAACATTGGAGGTGTAGTGGGAAGCACAGTTGGTgcatttcttttcctcctcaTGTGTGTAGTGGCTGTCCTGTGCTTACTGAACCGCCATCGCCGCCGCAATCATTCAGCTTGTGGGTCACAACTACATCAGATGAGACAGAATAACCACTCAGAGCAAGGAAACACTGTGTTTGTAGTGTCACCAGTCATCTTGAACCAAATGGCACCACCACCTTACCTGGTGTAGTCAATGCTGCCTACACTGCTGATGAGATGCCACCTTCTTACAACACTGTGTTTACCTCTCCTCCTCCTGCATACTGTCAACTGGAGACACCACCGCCATATACTGAAGAACTTTGCACCTCACATCCTCAGTCCAACCTGTCAGATCCAGATATTGGTTCTGAAAATGGCATGTCTATACCCAGCCATGGATACTGTGATTACAGGAACAACTTGCCTAACACTAGACCTGGACCGTCTAGCATGCATGAAAGAGAGTCAGCACAGCAGAATACTGAGGTGTCGTGCCAGGTacaaaaccataaaaatattctgcCTGGCAGACAGAACCGTCTGGCACATGGCTTTGATGGCAACCAAGACAGGACTTCAGTCAGTAGAAAAGATTCCCTTGAAGCAATCAGACAGAATCTAATGTCAGCACCCAGACATAGTCTCTTGCCATCAAGGACTGGAGGTCATTCATTGCATTCACATGGCTTGCCACATGCCCATTCATTCCCTGGTGTACAATCCTCACCAACAGCAATCATGGAATGTTCAACTTCAAGGCTTTTCTCTAGTAGCTCATCAGAAACATCTACACAGGATATACCTGATGCACAAGGTTCATCTTGTGAGCAAACATCAAATATGCAAACTTCTTGTAGTGTTCAAGGTTCTAGAACATGCAGAGATCAACAATTGATTACACAAAGTGGCCAAGAAGGCAGGTCAACTGGAAACAGAGAATCTGTTTTACATCATGTGCCATCTGCTGAGCAGGCCAGCCATCCTGGTCAAGATCAGCACACTGTGTCACACATATCCAGGGATTGGATCAAAGAATCCTTTGTGTGATCTTTCTACAGATCCACTTACAAAACATACACGCACAAGGATTGTAAGCAATTGTACCCTaaattttctgtctgtctgatcTGTTAAAACTTGCAAAAGCCATCTGCTGAAAAAATGGTTCCAgttctaaaataatttaacagGGCAGCTAGCAAAATAGGAACTCTTTATTTCAATGC
This window of the Pomacea canaliculata isolate SZHN2017 linkage group LG4, ASM307304v1, whole genome shotgun sequence genome carries:
- the LOC112561935 gene encoding cubilin-like, whose translation is MATFLSTWLLLRIDLDADNDYSRCLQVSLVDNPFTPQAYDLSSLVYAYSGPDTTFMELGAGCGRVTSKYVISRGTKVLLLPKVNSSTFNSSVWLVYNISSFCTPDIIPLQSSETPAHLRSDTVENGGGYPNNAYCRWLIKPSTIHLSTQVRVDDSLLTFTCEDNITAFDYKSDNEYNKIMDWCGSQKPTLVSSLGNSILLEFLTNVSVTNKGFSLTYSSIALHNACPTLTYLLVNATPQYLTSPNFPYNYPSNVDCKWLVTAVTGVVQLELVNLSIYHTSSSCSSGDFLAIYDGPDISGPVIAELCWSGIHDPVYTSSSDSMLLYFHSDNMFSAQGFHLRLVSSENVVLIVTRMYMSTTLHMPIFQAHTTLSLIQGGRLLVESAGATRSCNQSGGGGCRYPRM